One Trichoderma asperellum chromosome 5, complete sequence genomic region harbors:
- a CDS encoding uncharacterized protein (EggNog:ENOG41) — MEAHDAVVSSISSRVKHFHQLQKPFRIYHGATNSTRRSHRSSENTIDTSQLNHVLAVDATAKTAVVEPNVPMDLLVSETLHHGLVPPVVMELPGITVGGGFSGTSGESSSFRYGAFDANINWIEIVLPDGEVVRASKTERQDLFWGAASAFGTLGVVTLLEVQLKEAKKYVQLEYSLASGPAAMLKRVQKACDVPENDYVDAIVFSMDTAVVCTGRLTDGLPTGTKPVGFLGRSDPWFYTRAKDVVERLKTTGLGNVKEMLVTDFVPLEDYLFRYDRGGFWTAVYAYRYFITPFNRITRYLLDSFMHARVMYRAVHKSGLADYYMVQDVGVPYDKVVEFQDWLDKELHIYPLWICPLRIRRDDPDSGHGLHSEFAKPDVPDLMNFGVWGGVKGNRRQVIEKNRALERKVQELNGKKWLYAHAYYTEEEFWLHYDRTSYDALRKKYKAEYLPSVYDKVKVDVEGEERARNATWKTRSSAAFWDLWPLAGLRGFYSAVKGGDYLLQKEKGKKKSPETVAAAAEATPKTN, encoded by the coding sequence ATGGAGGCTCACGATGCAGTCGTCTCATCCATATCTTCACGCGTCAAGCACTTCCATCAGCTGCAGAAGCCGTTTCGCATCTACCATGGCGCCACCAACAGCACGCGTCGCTCCCACCGCAGCTCGGAAAACACAATCGACACCAGCCAGCTGAACCACGTCCTCGCTGTTGATGCCACGGCCAAGACGGCCGTCGTGGAGCCGAACGTGCCGATGGATCTTCTCGTCAGCGAGACGCTGCACCATGGGCTGGTGCCGCCCGTGGTGATGGAGCTGCCGGGAATTACGGTGGGAGGGGGCTTTTCGGGGACTTCGGGCGAGAGCAGCTCGTTCCGATATGGCGCGTTTGACGCCAATATCAACTGGATTGAGATTGTGCTGCCGGACGGCGAAGTGGTGCGGGCGTCCAAGACGGAGAGGCAGGACCTGTTCTGGGGCGCGGCATCGGCGTTTGGGACGCTGGGCGTGGTGACGCTGCTGGAGGTGCAGCTgaaggaggccaagaagtATGTGCAGCTGGAGTATTCGCTTGCGTCGGGACCAGCAGCCATGCTGAAGCGGGTTCAAAAGGCTTGTGATGTGCCGGAAAACGACTATGTCGACGCCATTGTGTTCTCGATGGATACGGCCGTTGTTTGTACGGGAAGACTGACGGATGGACTGCCAACGGGAACGAAGCCGGTTGGCTTTCTCGGCCGCAGCGACCCCTGGTTCTACACTCGGGCCAAGGACGTCGTGGAGCGGCTAAAGACGACGGGGTTGGGCAATGTGAAGGAAATGCTCGTCACAGACTTTGTCCCCTTGGAAGATTATCTCTTCCGGTACGACCGCGGCGGCTTCTGGACCGCCGTGTACGCTTACCGATACTTCATCACGCCCTTCAACAGGATCACCAGGTACCTTTTGGATTCCTTCATGCACGCTCGCGTCATGTATCGTGCTGTGCACAAGAGCGGTCTTGCAGATTACTACATGGTCCAGGATGTTGGCGTTCCATACGACAAGGTTGTTGAGTTCCAAGACTGGCTCGACAAGGAGCTGCACATTTACCCTCTCTGGATCTGCCCCTTGCGCATCCGCCGCGACGACCCAGATTCAGGCCACGGCTTGCACTCTGAGTTTGCGAAGCCGGATGTTCCAGATTTGATGAATTTTGGTGTCTGGGGCGGTGTCAAGGGCAATCGCCGACAAGTCATCGAAAAGAACCGCGCTCTGGAACGCAAAGTGCAGGAGTTGAATGGCAAGAAGTGGCTGTACGCTCATGCATATTATACCGAGGAAGAATTCTGGTTACACTATGATAGGACGTCGTATGATGCGCTTAGAAAGAAGTACAAGGCTGAGTATCTGCCGAGCGTGTACGACAAGGTCAAGGTTGATGTGGAGGGCGAAGAGAGGGCGAGAAACGCAACGTGGAAGACAAGAAGTAGCGCCGCATTTTGGGACCTTTGGCCGTTGGCGGGATTGAGGGGATTTTATAGTGCGGTTAAGGGAGGTGATTACTTGctgcagaaggagaaggggaagaagaagagcccgGAGAcggtggctgctgcggcggagGCGACACCGAAGACTaactag